The following coding sequences are from one Spea bombifrons isolate aSpeBom1 chromosome 13, aSpeBom1.2.pri, whole genome shotgun sequence window:
- the REM1 gene encoding GTP-binding protein REM 1 isoform X2 produces MSGARVPLRRRASTPLPSSHQSHSQVTPQVPDTTSSKMALGAHCTVSSDSGGSDSGGDALFRVVLLGDPGVGKSSLVGIFRREQERENQEQQQQEMYDCTFTVDGEETTLLLMDTWESELRRAPGGSDSPMRMGHAYIIVYSVTDRSSFESASELRIQLRRTRQAENIPIILVGNKTDLVRSREVSVEEGRACAVVFDCKFIETSAVLQHNVRELFEGMVRQIRLRRDGADPGESCRVRSQRKESLSKRARRFLDRLVTRNSKAVLRVHSRSCHDLSVL; encoded by the exons ATGAGTGGTGCCCGGGTGCCCCTGCGCAGGAGAGCCAGCACCCCCCTGCCTAGCTCACACCAGAGCCACTCGCAGGTCACCCCCCAGGTCCCAGACACAACCTCATCCAAGATGGCCCTGGGTGCCCACTGCACGGTCTCCTCGGATTCGGGGGGCTCGGACTCAGGGGGCGATGCCCTCTTCAGGGTAGTTTTGCTTGGAGATCCTGGGGTCGGCAAATCCAGCCTGGTTGGAATCTTCAGGAGGGAGCAGGAACGTGAAAACCAAGAACAGCAACAGCAAG AGATGTACGACTGCACATTCACGGTGGATGGAGAAGAGACAACGCTGTTACTCATGGACACGTGGGAGTCCGAGCTTCGG AGGGCCCCGGGGGGCTCCGACAGTCCCATGCGAATGGGCCACGCGTACATTATCGTGTACTCAGTAACCGATCGCTCAAGCTTTGAAAGTGCCTCTGAGCTGCGTATACAGCTGAGACGGACCCGCCAGGCAGAAAACATTCCTATAATCCTCGTGGGGAATAAGACGGATCTAGTCCGCAGCCGGGAGGTGTCCGTGGAAG AGGGTCGCGCATGTGCCGTGGTGTTTGATTGTAAGTTTATTGAGACCTCGGCCGTCCTGCAGCACAATGTCCGAGAGCTATTTGAGGGAATGGTGCGTCAGATACGTCTGCGGAGAGATGGAGCGGACCCGGGCGAGAGCTGCCGGGTGCGGAGTCAGCGCAAGGAGAGCCTGAGCAAGAGAGCGCGCAGGTTCCTGGACCGGCTGGTAACTCGAAACAGTAAGGCAGTCCTGAGGGTGCACTCACGCTCCTGCCACGACCTGTCGGTACTCTGA
- the REM1 gene encoding GTP-binding protein REM 1 isoform X1: MSGARVPLRRRASTPLPSSHQSHSQVTPQVPDTTSSKMALGAHCTVSSDSGGSDSGGDALFRVVLLGDPGVGKSSLVGIFRREQERENQEQQQQEMYDCTFTVDGEETTLLLMDTWESELRQRAPGGSDSPMRMGHAYIIVYSVTDRSSFESASELRIQLRRTRQAENIPIILVGNKTDLVRSREVSVEEGRACAVVFDCKFIETSAVLQHNVRELFEGMVRQIRLRRDGADPGESCRVRSQRKESLSKRARRFLDRLVTRNSKAVLRVHSRSCHDLSVL; this comes from the exons ATGAGTGGTGCCCGGGTGCCCCTGCGCAGGAGAGCCAGCACCCCCCTGCCTAGCTCACACCAGAGCCACTCGCAGGTCACCCCCCAGGTCCCAGACACAACCTCATCCAAGATGGCCCTGGGTGCCCACTGCACGGTCTCCTCGGATTCGGGGGGCTCGGACTCAGGGGGCGATGCCCTCTTCAGGGTAGTTTTGCTTGGAGATCCTGGGGTCGGCAAATCCAGCCTGGTTGGAATCTTCAGGAGGGAGCAGGAACGTGAAAACCAAGAACAGCAACAGCAAG AGATGTACGACTGCACATTCACGGTGGATGGAGAAGAGACAACGCTGTTACTCATGGACACGTGGGAGTCCGAGCTTCGG caGAGGGCCCCGGGGGGCTCCGACAGTCCCATGCGAATGGGCCACGCGTACATTATCGTGTACTCAGTAACCGATCGCTCAAGCTTTGAAAGTGCCTCTGAGCTGCGTATACAGCTGAGACGGACCCGCCAGGCAGAAAACATTCCTATAATCCTCGTGGGGAATAAGACGGATCTAGTCCGCAGCCGGGAGGTGTCCGTGGAAG AGGGTCGCGCATGTGCCGTGGTGTTTGATTGTAAGTTTATTGAGACCTCGGCCGTCCTGCAGCACAATGTCCGAGAGCTATTTGAGGGAATGGTGCGTCAGATACGTCTGCGGAGAGATGGAGCGGACCCGGGCGAGAGCTGCCGGGTGCGGAGTCAGCGCAAGGAGAGCCTGAGCAAGAGAGCGCGCAGGTTCCTGGACCGGCTGGTAACTCGAAACAGTAAGGCAGTCCTGAGGGTGCACTCACGCTCCTGCCACGACCTGTCGGTACTCTGA